A window of the Lysinibacillus irui genome harbors these coding sequences:
- a CDS encoding DUF3995 domain-containing protein, whose translation MYSLSIMAIVLLWMISIIHIYWAFGGRWGIGAVIPVKGGGQQAVFVPRKWGTLCVATLILLASLIILIQQGFVAYFQPSSFSKVGSSVCACVFIARAIGDFKYVGFFKSIKHSQFAKNDTRFYSPLCLFLGFIYLELLF comes from the coding sequence ATGTATAGTTTATCAATTATGGCGATTGTCCTTTTATGGATGATTAGTATCATTCATATTTATTGGGCTTTTGGGGGACGATGGGGAATTGGTGCAGTGATTCCAGTCAAAGGAGGGGGACAACAAGCAGTTTTCGTGCCAAGAAAATGGGGAACGCTCTGTGTTGCTACCCTTATACTACTGGCAAGCCTAATTATCCTCATTCAGCAAGGATTTGTGGCGTATTTTCAACCCTCTAGTTTTTCTAAAGTAGGAAGTTCAGTTTGTGCATGTGTATTTATTGCAAGGGCTATTGGTGATTTTAAATATGTTGGGTTTTTTAAAAGCATCAAACATTCACAATTTGCCAAAAACGATACGAGATTTTATAGTCCGTTATGTTTGTTTTTAGGCTTCATTTATCTCGAGCTATTGTTTTAA
- a CDS encoding nucleoside 2-deoxyribosyltransferase, whose translation MKAYLANGLFSLGDRLVNEQLAAAIREAVPGIALYVPQENDAINDKSAYADSLAIAQADLEMLEKSDVLIAVLDGVEIDSGVAAEIGAFAMLNRPIVGVLTDVRQQGRDNMKKIEALVRDGLENQFVYRNLFVIGLIKRNGIITSSIQETVEAVQKLSNKEA comes from the coding sequence ATGAAAGCATATTTAGCAAATGGATTATTTTCGTTAGGAGATCGTTTAGTCAACGAGCAGCTAGCTGCAGCTATTCGTGAGGCAGTGCCAGGCATCGCTTTATACGTACCACAGGAGAACGATGCCATTAATGATAAGTCTGCCTATGCAGATAGTTTGGCAATTGCGCAAGCTGATTTAGAGATGTTAGAAAAGAGTGATGTATTAATCGCTGTATTAGATGGGGTTGAAATTGACTCAGGGGTAGCCGCTGAAATTGGTGCGTTTGCTATGCTCAATCGTCCTATTGTTGGTGTACTGACAGATGTTCGTCAGCAAGGGCGAGATAATATGAAAAAAATCGAGGCACTTGTCCGAGATGGACTAGAAAATCAGTTTGTTTACCGTAATTTATTTGTTATTGGTTTAATTAAACGTAATGGAATCATTACATCTTCCATTCAAGAGACGGTGGAAGCAGTACAAAAATTGTCAAACAAGGAGGCATAA
- a CDS encoding immunity 26/phosphotriesterase HocA family protein, translated as MTPFTSWLTNSLRPYFGLDTLEEHWDIFQIREDYFIFLEGDVIKKRIFVNEHSYQEADVDISTRNREVIVPQTARGKEKKLNYTNISAVKATGVVFSAGLGNQNHPSSYITARNTKTYYQLPLTGFEHLTTKSALLNWLQQFPSLLPVDYPDKLAKLTKMKSLRYKTVPGDIFRVEIDLFEDGYVLVIGDLRQMQKDHLFAEDSIWHNVMTMPLFVRPYLLTTTERSPSLEEIQSAPLAAQTYIVMDDHFMRGCYEKVGHKMLIESDIVFPMGYGVTLDYGKEPRYRLSWGSGTISKPAPLTSFQTASRFTNHGVYAGVASDWLKPEEGIVEESLDHLDYREERQQALAEFGLPEDITYDDFNRQTGGLTREKYIHYVNKMYSRSRSHKK; from the coding sequence TTGACACCATTTACTAGTTGGTTAACCAATTCATTGCGCCCTTATTTCGGCCTTGACACCCTAGAAGAACACTGGGACATATTTCAAATTAGAGAGGATTATTTTATTTTCCTCGAAGGAGATGTCATTAAAAAAAGAATTTTCGTTAATGAGCATAGCTACCAAGAAGCAGATGTCGACATTTCAACACGTAATCGTGAAGTCATTGTCCCTCAAACCGCACGTGGAAAAGAAAAGAAATTGAATTACACAAATATTTCTGCAGTGAAAGCTACAGGCGTTGTTTTTTCGGCTGGTTTAGGCAATCAAAATCATCCATCTAGCTATATTACGGCTCGTAATACCAAAACATATTATCAGTTACCACTAACAGGCTTTGAGCATTTAACGACTAAATCAGCTCTATTGAATTGGCTTCAGCAATTTCCATCCCTACTTCCTGTAGATTACCCTGACAAGCTAGCTAAGCTAACAAAGATGAAAAGTTTACGCTATAAGACTGTGCCAGGCGATATTTTTCGTGTAGAAATTGATTTATTTGAAGATGGCTATGTGCTTGTAATCGGTGATTTACGTCAAATGCAGAAAGATCATTTATTTGCAGAGGATAGTATTTGGCATAATGTTATGACGATGCCTTTATTTGTCCGTCCCTACTTGTTGACAACGACAGAGCGCTCGCCTTCTCTTGAGGAAATCCAATCCGCTCCATTGGCCGCCCAAACCTATATTGTTATGGACGATCATTTTATGCGTGGGTGCTATGAAAAGGTGGGTCACAAAATGCTAATAGAATCAGATATTGTCTTCCCAATGGGATATGGCGTGACACTAGACTATGGTAAAGAGCCTCGATATCGTCTTTCCTGGGGCTCAGGAACAATTAGCAAACCTGCACCTTTAACCTCATTTCAAACAGCTAGTCGTTTTACCAATCATGGCGTCTATGCAGGCGTAGCAAGTGATTGGTTGAAGCCAGAAGAAGGAATTGTAGAGGAGTCACTAGATCACCTTGACTATCGCGAGGAACGACAACAGGCGTTAGCTGAATTCGGCTTGCCGGAAGACATCACTTATGATGATTTTAATCGCCAAACTGGTGGATTGACGCGCGAGAAATATATTCATTATGTCAATAAAATGTATAGTCGCAGTCGCTCTCACAAAAAATAG
- a CDS encoding TetR/AcrR family transcriptional regulator translates to MQVTKDDWIKAGLQQLAEDGIHKVRIEALARSLKISKGSFYHYFRDHQQLLDAMLDYWETHATNAIIQSMEQEDATLEQLLRISFHKDKKIEIGIYAWAKYDANVATRIVQIEEQRIACVAKLYQKKGMTKEVSKDRARLAYLTYIGWMTRFEANPHFDLEKMIKLLLQ, encoded by the coding sequence ATGCAAGTAACAAAAGATGACTGGATTAAGGCGGGCCTACAACAATTAGCAGAAGACGGCATCCATAAGGTACGCATCGAGGCATTAGCTCGGTCGTTAAAAATTAGCAAAGGTAGCTTTTATCATTATTTCCGTGATCATCAGCAGCTATTAGATGCCATGCTTGACTATTGGGAAACACATGCAACAAATGCCATCATTCAAAGTATGGAGCAGGAGGATGCAACTTTAGAACAGCTGTTACGCATAAGCTTTCATAAAGATAAAAAGATAGAAATCGGCATATATGCTTGGGCTAAATATGATGCCAATGTCGCAACACGTATTGTTCAAATTGAGGAACAACGCATTGCCTGTGTAGCAAAGCTCTATCAAAAAAAGGGGATGACGAAAGAGGTCTCCAAAGATCGTGCGAGATTAGCTTATTTAACCTATATAGGCTGGATGACACGATTTGAAGCTAATCCTCATTTTGATTTAGAAAAAATGATTAAACTACTATTACAGTAG
- a CDS encoding DUF4259 domain-containing protein — MGTWGYKALESDEGLDVVGFLQDFINQHNESKQLLLRNSIQAMKNQGFFGETFEDIDFFYDMSAMALAEFYIHYLNTGQFYGKDSNDPNIHMTADKSSLTFILRYLKDIKDDVPDQHGSRELVELWSESQSWPEWQANLANLIERMEQEISHLASMEKWK; from the coding sequence ATGGGGACTTGGGGTTATAAAGCGTTGGAAAGTGATGAAGGATTAGATGTTGTGGGCTTTTTACAGGATTTTATCAACCAACACAATGAATCAAAACAGTTACTATTAAGGAATAGTATCCAGGCAATGAAAAATCAAGGCTTTTTCGGGGAGACCTTTGAAGATATCGATTTTTTCTATGATATGAGTGCAATGGCACTAGCGGAATTCTACATCCACTATCTCAATACTGGTCAATTTTACGGTAAAGACAGCAATGATCCAAACATACACATGACGGCAGATAAAAGCTCTTTGACATTTATTTTAAGATATTTAAAAGATATTAAAGACGATGTTCCTGACCAACATGGGAGTAGAGAGCTTGTTGAATTATGGTCTGAATCCCAAAGTTGGCCTGAATGGCAAGCCAACCTTGCCAATCTTATTGAGAGAATGGAACAAGAAATTAGCCATTTAGCATCAATGGAAAAATGGAAGTGA
- a CDS encoding metallophosphoesterase: MKKPVHRSIKIVDIAKEPLKRLPYQTAAPNGKGIAYKVLPIYWGEMVGLPKELDALVVTSDLQGVIDHEQKLLGEGLADTLAQLFETHFSDLNPSKVVVCLCGDLYVDPLKRGSSGNPLSVWQAFHSKFGVVAGIAGNHDVFSCEARAILGATAGIHFFPKAGKLHCGEMTIAALGGVIGRADKSNRMSEADYLTHLRQLLRQNPAILLLHESPEVRLHRQPGNASIWNELQQASNLIVCCGHVHWDTEMVECDNGLQILNTDGRAFIFTKASLD, from the coding sequence ATGAAGAAACCAGTCCATCGTTCAATTAAAATTGTCGATATTGCAAAGGAACCATTAAAGAGACTACCATACCAAACAGCCGCCCCTAATGGAAAAGGCATAGCCTATAAAGTGCTTCCTATTTATTGGGGAGAGATGGTGGGCCTACCTAAGGAGCTAGATGCGTTGGTCGTTACCTCTGATTTACAGGGAGTTATTGACCACGAGCAAAAATTGCTGGGAGAAGGGCTTGCTGATACATTAGCACAATTGTTTGAAACGCACTTTTCTGATTTAAATCCATCCAAAGTGGTGGTTTGCTTATGTGGAGATTTGTATGTAGATCCGTTAAAGAGGGGGTCCAGTGGCAATCCATTGTCGGTATGGCAAGCTTTCCATAGTAAATTTGGTGTTGTGGCGGGTATTGCGGGGAATCATGATGTTTTCTCATGTGAGGCAAGAGCTATATTGGGCGCTACAGCAGGTATTCATTTTTTCCCTAAGGCTGGCAAGCTGCACTGCGGTGAAATGACGATTGCAGCATTAGGGGGAGTTATTGGTAGGGCTGATAAATCGAATCGTATGAGCGAAGCTGATTATTTAACCCATTTACGTCAGTTATTAAGGCAAAACCCTGCAATTTTATTGCTACATGAAAGTCCTGAAGTGAGGCTACATAGGCAACCTGGAAACGCAAGTATTTGGAATGAGCTACAGCAAGCTTCTAATTTAATTGTTTGCTGTGGACACGTTCATTGGGATACGGAGATGGTAGAGTGTGATAATGGGTTGCAAATTTTAAATACAGATGGCCGAGCTTTTATTTTTACGAAAGCTTCATTAGATTAA
- a CDS encoding YbjQ family protein, translating into MLLATSDIVAGKDIIETLGLVKGNSVQSRNIGRDMIAGLRNIVGGEMKEYAEMLVRSREIATQAMEEEARQLGANAIVGVRYATSSVMDGTSEVLVYGTAVKLR; encoded by the coding sequence ATGTTATTAGCTACATCAGATATTGTCGCAGGCAAAGACATTATCGAAACATTAGGCTTAGTGAAAGGAAATTCTGTTCAATCCCGAAACATTGGTCGTGACATGATAGCTGGACTTCGTAATATTGTGGGTGGCGAGATGAAAGAATATGCTGAAATGCTCGTTCGTTCTCGTGAAATCGCCACACAAGCCATGGAGGAGGAAGCACGACAATTGGGCGCAAATGCAATAGTTGGGGTTCGTTATGCAACTTCATCTGTCATGGATGGTACATCAGAAGTGTTAGTGTACGGAACAGCTGTAAAATTAAGATAA
- a CDS encoding GNAT family N-acetyltransferase, translated as MHIVMTEGIPYAWLEQLQEVHAHVFDGDYLPLEKLEKKEGLLCLLAVENDTLIGFKLGYPHPDNVFYSWLGGVHETKRGLGIASELMKQQHAHIKTLGFQKVRTYGRNAFKAMLIANLKHGFDIVSTFVDEKGRHKIILEKPL; from the coding sequence ATGCATATTGTGATGACGGAAGGCATACCCTATGCTTGGTTGGAGCAACTACAGGAAGTCCATGCGCATGTCTTTGACGGCGATTATTTGCCACTCGAAAAGCTAGAAAAGAAAGAAGGTCTTCTTTGTCTATTAGCAGTTGAAAATGACACTTTAATTGGCTTTAAACTAGGCTATCCACATCCAGATAATGTATTTTATAGTTGGTTGGGTGGCGTTCATGAAACGAAACGAGGGCTGGGGATTGCAAGTGAATTAATGAAACAACAGCACGCACATATCAAAACATTAGGCTTTCAGAAAGTTCGTACATATGGCAGAAATGCATTCAAAGCAATGCTTATCGCCAACCTCAAACATGGGTTTGATATCGTGTCCACATTTGTTGACGAGAAAGGCAGACATAAAATTATATTAGAAAAACCACTTTAA
- a CDS encoding helix-turn-helix transcriptional regulator, with protein sequence MVDSQQSKGYRVLSMFNRLMDGHGINKKQEALTHQVGEKTIQRDIDQIRAYIAKAKLDCHLQYARSEKVYKLIHTNNNRLSKEQVLTIIKILIASKALVKSELSTIIEKLASNVQANKREQMVLNENHFDVDTYRKQSLIPLIWRISEAISKKIIIQIDYLHEDDITPTEIMLQPLTIIFSEYDFYLIAYDYHSKKDVPIAYRMDHIQDSRELTNKFYKPFTDHFQVEELHKRKPFMDAGELLPIRFLYKGKSPKTIFNRLPSAKLLSQNDSEYFFEAEVFGIGIKMWLLSQGATIEVLEPIELREEIIATIQAIQQNYRCI encoded by the coding sequence ATGGTGGATTCACAGCAAAGCAAAGGCTATCGGGTTCTGTCGATGTTTAATCGACTAATGGATGGCCATGGGATCAACAAGAAGCAGGAAGCATTAACACATCAGGTTGGTGAAAAAACCATACAACGAGACATCGATCAAATACGAGCATATATTGCCAAGGCGAAGCTCGATTGCCATTTGCAATATGCGCGTTCAGAAAAGGTGTACAAGCTAATCCATACAAATAACAACCGTTTATCGAAAGAGCAAGTATTGACGATTATTAAAATTTTGATAGCATCTAAGGCGCTTGTAAAATCAGAGTTGAGTACTATTATTGAAAAGCTTGCTTCCAATGTGCAGGCAAATAAACGGGAACAAATGGTTTTAAATGAAAATCATTTTGATGTAGATACATATCGTAAACAATCTCTCATTCCACTAATTTGGCGTATTTCAGAAGCCATATCCAAAAAAATAATCATTCAAATCGATTATCTTCATGAGGATGACATAACCCCAACGGAAATAATGTTACAGCCTCTTACTATTATCTTTTCAGAGTATGACTTTTACTTAATTGCTTATGACTATCATTCCAAAAAGGATGTACCCATTGCCTATCGAATGGATCACATTCAAGATAGTCGTGAACTAACGAATAAATTTTACAAGCCATTTACTGACCATTTTCAAGTGGAAGAACTTCACAAGCGCAAGCCGTTTATGGATGCGGGTGAACTTTTACCTATTCGATTTCTCTACAAAGGAAAATCACCTAAGACCATCTTCAATCGATTACCCTCAGCTAAATTACTTTCACAAAACGATAGCGAATACTTTTTCGAGGCAGAGGTATTTGGAATAGGCATCAAAATGTGGCTGCTGAGTCAAGGTGCGACTATCGAGGTATTAGAGCCAATTGAGCTAAGAGAAGAGATTATTGCAACAATCCAAGCTATACAGCAAAATTATCGTTGTATTTGA
- a CDS encoding AAA family ATPase produces MTYNYEEKELFYPDGTIMYRGGVKKNDFGHDIYDGKGTLFDQEGQPLYEGEFINHMKQGNGIMYLKGQLIYQGEFIQNKKQGNGILYKDGQIHYEGHFRNDLMDGYGILYYEEDVIAPYQELRSMYPHLNQPQYEGDFVHGMKKGKGKQYYPTGFLQYEGDFIWHHMQGAGKLYYPAESPTGEELDRGVTTLYYEGYFFEDLKHGKGKVYSREGVLEAEGHFKEDAMTGHGTLYYDNGQASYIGDLVQGKKHGRGDYYNEEGKIIYSGEFINDERLRITPEIEQEINKLQKQLDGLVGLPNAKKELHNLINFIKIQSLRVDHGLTSFPITYHLVFTGNPGTGKTTVARIIGQIYKHLGVLSSGHFVETDRAGLVAGYVGQTALKVQEVVNKAKGGVLFIDEAYSLINDKQDAFGKEAIDSLLKAMEDLRDDLVIIVAGYTALMEEFLQSNPGFKSRFNHFVQFDNFSTDELYDIFAMLCQTNDYQFGAAFAQRMKAQLHQIPIETIPNFSNGRYIRNLFEKLVTIQSNRLIQQAMITKEELMTFEEQDIIQGISENLFDNTF; encoded by the coding sequence ATGACATATAATTATGAAGAAAAAGAATTATTTTATCCAGATGGTACAATCATGTATCGAGGTGGCGTCAAAAAAAACGATTTTGGTCACGATATTTATGATGGCAAAGGCACACTATTTGATCAAGAAGGCCAACCATTATACGAGGGTGAATTCATCAATCATATGAAGCAAGGCAATGGCATCATGTATTTAAAAGGACAACTCATTTATCAAGGTGAATTTATTCAAAATAAAAAACAAGGTAATGGTATTTTGTATAAAGATGGTCAAATTCATTATGAAGGCCATTTTCGTAATGATTTAATGGATGGCTATGGCATTTTATATTATGAAGAAGATGTAATTGCACCGTATCAAGAACTACGATCAATGTATCCACATTTAAATCAACCACAATATGAGGGTGATTTTGTCCATGGTATGAAAAAAGGAAAAGGCAAGCAATATTATCCGACCGGATTTTTACAGTACGAGGGTGATTTTATTTGGCATCATATGCAGGGAGCTGGGAAATTATATTATCCTGCAGAGTCTCCAACAGGAGAGGAGCTTGACCGTGGAGTGACTACACTCTATTATGAAGGTTATTTCTTTGAGGATCTGAAGCATGGCAAAGGAAAGGTCTATTCTAGAGAAGGTGTACTGGAAGCGGAAGGACATTTTAAAGAGGATGCAATGACGGGTCATGGAACGCTTTATTATGATAATGGACAGGCTTCTTATATTGGAGATCTTGTGCAGGGGAAAAAACATGGACGAGGCGATTATTATAATGAAGAGGGCAAAATTATTTATAGCGGAGAATTTATAAATGACGAACGATTACGTATTACGCCCGAAATTGAACAGGAAATTAACAAACTTCAAAAGCAATTGGATGGTCTTGTAGGTCTTCCAAATGCAAAGAAAGAATTACATAATTTAATTAACTTTATTAAAATTCAAAGCTTACGTGTAGACCATGGTTTAACAAGCTTTCCTATTACCTACCACCTTGTTTTCACAGGTAATCCAGGCACAGGCAAAACAACAGTGGCACGTATTATTGGGCAAATTTATAAGCATTTAGGCGTATTATCGAGTGGACATTTTGTTGAAACAGACCGTGCAGGGTTAGTTGCAGGATATGTTGGACAGACAGCCCTAAAGGTTCAGGAGGTCGTCAATAAAGCAAAGGGGGGTGTCTTGTTTATTGATGAGGCTTATTCATTGATTAATGATAAACAGGATGCATTTGGTAAGGAAGCAATTGATAGTTTATTAAAAGCTATGGAGGATTTACGAGATGACTTAGTCATTATTGTTGCTGGCTACACAGCGCTTATGGAGGAATTTTTACAATCAAATCCAGGCTTTAAATCACGCTTTAATCATTTTGTGCAGTTTGATAATTTTAGTACGGATGAGCTCTATGATATTTTTGCTATGCTTTGTCAAACAAATGATTACCAATTTGGGGCAGCATTTGCCCAGCGTATGAAAGCTCAACTCCACCAAATACCTATTGAAACGATTCCTAATTTTTCTAATGGACGTTATATCCGAAACTTGTTTGAAAAACTAGTAACGATCCAATCCAATCGATTGATACAGCAAGCAATGATTACAAAGGAAGAACTGATGACCTTTGAGGAGCAAGATATTATACAAGGTATTTCAGAAAATTTATTTGATAATACTTTTTAA
- a CDS encoding DUF4274 domain-containing protein, translated as MDWLEVSKSKDLERVLEAVTKLDVNERDERGRTPLMLFITHRMPLEGIKLLLTENIDLEAQDKLGDSALKKAVKFKQRDVISYLLTRGVALNASEGIRATAWYAAREHKGIADLLLDTPGTIRLTLSEEEQQQVNAILYEESIEMMCSRISKISSAIILHAIVISYNWDDGPEPMLAAMTNPICAPITLMEMFELMEGDYWLEQTEEEIAGSQWKRPWKEMAEKLAAQIDYS; from the coding sequence ATGGATTGGCTAGAGGTTAGTAAATCTAAAGACCTTGAGAGGGTATTAGAGGCTGTGACCAAGCTTGATGTAAATGAACGCGATGAGCGGGGAAGAACACCGTTAATGCTGTTTATTACCCATCGTATGCCACTTGAAGGTATTAAGCTTCTACTAACAGAAAACATAGACTTAGAAGCTCAAGATAAGCTAGGAGATAGTGCGCTGAAAAAAGCGGTGAAGTTTAAGCAAAGAGATGTTATTTCCTACCTACTTACTAGGGGTGTAGCGTTAAACGCTTCAGAAGGGATTAGGGCAACGGCTTGGTATGCGGCAAGAGAGCATAAAGGGATAGCAGATTTATTGCTGGATACTCCTGGCACAATTAGACTGACTTTGAGCGAAGAAGAACAGCAACAGGTGAACGCCATTTTATATGAGGAATCTATTGAAATGATGTGCAGCCGCATTAGTAAGATATCGTCGGCTATCATTTTACACGCCATTGTTATTAGCTATAACTGGGATGATGGACCAGAGCCTATGCTCGCGGCAATGACCAATCCAATTTGTGCTCCTATTACATTAATGGAGATGTTTGAGCTAATGGAAGGTGATTATTGGCTAGAACAAACAGAGGAAGAAATTGCGGGTTCACAGTGGAAACGTCCATGGAAAGAGATGGCCGAAAAATTAGCAGCACAAATAGATTATTCATGA
- a CDS encoding DUF6138 family protein, whose translation MEQCVEHFLADVWEQLTSIYQQESKRIRSLKGQSRLQAGIFNYLKVTWKKGKTPNGTIFIDVYEPFSWSDSAYKVESGPYIQEFTEKSYIVELFTALCTKVETIFLSEQYGPRFFDYHFQIVLEFEQDNTVFHYQEKLLNNRKLELTKEALTTFIETKVMAKLPVRPSDNDEFFFAQYLVNPHFFHPVADEIEPLIRRLQEKHLANKERLDKWIYYYTSAFKQWAEEHFLTHYFEQTGEYIKEWVLKTTDRPPQLEQEHIDFFLYVALKIGQKEPATCLKYLELAKQLGSQQAVDYLQTGSGRFESTRKRDVFQGQANDILQTIDIRIIAEEEAAYREALHYIIDLLKEGFPKGYKLSLKSKVKNYLPIKKLAKSKLHQFFANCLAFPTLFPLIADYAQVAMEEFAWYQDVEPSEKSAMPGTYAVFGLGLSSDAYFSLIQTYMALVDIEHQSVQDGYAEAFIEAHGLSVELMPVLVAILMGSNESAKPLKGIDMWQPNLLGALVQELENKKDYEREVVLYRLFGNPKKLAQRRKQEETSSKELDRILQWMN comes from the coding sequence TTGGAGCAATGTGTAGAACATTTTCTAGCAGATGTATGGGAGCAGCTTACGTCCATTTATCAACAAGAAAGTAAGAGAATACGTTCATTGAAAGGTCAAAGTCGACTACAAGCAGGCATTTTTAATTATTTAAAAGTTACTTGGAAAAAAGGAAAAACGCCTAACGGTACTATTTTTATTGATGTCTATGAGCCCTTTAGTTGGAGTGATAGTGCCTATAAGGTGGAGTCGGGTCCATACATACAAGAGTTTACAGAAAAAAGCTATATAGTAGAACTTTTTACGGCATTATGTACAAAAGTGGAAACGATTTTTCTATCAGAACAATACGGCCCTCGATTTTTTGATTACCACTTTCAAATCGTGCTTGAATTCGAACAGGATAATACGGTGTTCCATTATCAAGAGAAGCTGTTGAATAATCGCAAACTAGAGTTGACAAAAGAAGCGCTGACAACATTTATTGAAACAAAAGTGATGGCTAAGCTACCTGTGCGTCCAAGTGATAATGATGAATTTTTCTTCGCACAATATTTGGTCAATCCGCATTTTTTTCATCCAGTAGCTGATGAAATCGAACCACTAATTCGTCGACTACAAGAGAAGCATCTTGCCAACAAAGAACGTTTAGATAAATGGATTTATTATTATACTTCAGCATTTAAGCAGTGGGCAGAGGAGCATTTTTTAACGCACTATTTTGAACAAACAGGAGAGTATATTAAAGAGTGGGTGCTTAAAACTACTGATCGCCCTCCACAACTTGAGCAGGAACATATAGATTTTTTCCTGTATGTGGCGTTAAAAATAGGTCAGAAAGAGCCTGCTACTTGCCTAAAATACCTTGAGCTTGCCAAGCAGCTCGGCTCTCAGCAGGCAGTTGATTATTTGCAAACAGGGAGCGGTCGTTTTGAAAGCACGCGAAAGCGCGATGTTTTTCAAGGACAAGCGAATGATATATTGCAAACAATTGATATACGAATCATAGCAGAAGAGGAAGCGGCTTATCGAGAAGCACTTCATTATATCATTGATCTTCTAAAGGAAGGCTTTCCTAAAGGCTACAAGTTGTCATTGAAGTCTAAAGTAAAAAATTATCTTCCTATAAAAAAATTGGCTAAATCAAAGCTTCATCAGTTTTTTGCCAATTGCCTAGCATTTCCTACCCTTTTCCCTTTAATAGCGGACTATGCACAAGTAGCTATGGAAGAATTTGCTTGGTATCAGGATGTGGAGCCAAGTGAAAAATCAGCAATGCCGGGCACCTATGCAGTATTTGGATTAGGCCTTTCTAGTGATGCCTATTTCTCGCTTATCCAAACCTACATGGCGCTCGTTGATATAGAGCATCAGTCTGTGCAAGATGGTTATGCAGAGGCCTTTATAGAAGCTCATGGCCTCTCAGTAGAGCTAATGCCTGTTTTGGTAGCCATATTAATGGGTTCGAATGAATCGGCTAAGCCACTAAAAGGCATTGATATGTGGCAGCCAAACTTACTTGGGGCTCTTGTGCAAGAGTTAGAAAATAAGAAGGACTACGAGCGAGAAGTTGTGTTATACCGACTATTTGGTAATCCAAAGAAGCTAGCCCAGCGTAGGAAGCAAGAAGAAACATCGAGTAAGGAGCTAGATAGAATATTACAATGGATGAATTAA